Proteins encoded together in one Micromonospora auratinigra window:
- a CDS encoding helix-turn-helix transcriptional regulator, producing the protein MQRPGQPATPEQVIRDVVELVASTAVAVFPNAGMTVFYLPEPAGVRPALARRAAEYIEAHAAEPLTVAQIAAACEVGPRAVQIAFQRHYGQSPMAFLRAVRLRRAHQDLQRAGPGQTVAGTARRWGWAHAGRFARAYRETYGQDPGDTLRGAGLAGPSLSEDPTLH; encoded by the coding sequence TTGCAGCGCCCCGGGCAGCCGGCCACGCCGGAGCAGGTGATCCGCGACGTGGTGGAGCTGGTGGCGTCGACCGCCGTGGCGGTGTTCCCGAACGCCGGCATGACCGTCTTCTACCTGCCCGAACCGGCCGGTGTCCGGCCCGCGCTGGCCCGCCGGGCCGCGGAGTACATCGAGGCGCACGCCGCCGAGCCGCTGACCGTGGCCCAGATCGCCGCCGCCTGCGAGGTCGGCCCCCGCGCGGTGCAGATCGCGTTCCAGCGGCACTACGGGCAGAGCCCGATGGCGTTCCTGCGCGCCGTCCGGCTGCGCCGGGCCCACCAGGACCTCCAGCGGGCCGGCCCCGGGCAGACCGTGGCCGGCACCGCGCGCCGGTGGGGATGGGCCCATGCCGGTCGGTTCGCCCGGGCGTACCGCGAGACGTACGGCCAGGATCCCGGCGACACGCTGCGCGGGGCGGGGTTGGCGGGGCCGAGCCTCTCGGAGGACCCCACTTTGCACTAG
- a CDS encoding alpha/beta fold hydrolase: MKAPDRISEFTSDRARTRFHTAYDQARARLWPAPPETVVAPTRFGEVVAYRFGSAEGTPVVLLPGAGGNALSWTPYLARLSAHHPVLAVDPIGEPGAARQTAPVPDEGAVVECLAEALDALDVRRAHLVGMSYGGWLALRHELRFPGRAASLTLLDPAGFGAVSGRFLLWVVAGGLAALTPGPLRRRLAGPLGNATLRQEELLGLLRASLSFRRRLPAATPLADAELASITVPTLVLLGARSRLYDAADVAERLRGLVPTADVEVVPDAGHDLPVHSPGPVTDRIEEFLAGR; encoded by the coding sequence ATGAAAGCGCCGGATCGGATCAGCGAATTCACCAGCGACCGGGCCCGGACACGATTCCACACCGCCTACGACCAGGCGCGGGCCCGGCTCTGGCCGGCGCCGCCCGAGACGGTCGTCGCGCCGACCCGCTTCGGCGAGGTCGTCGCCTACCGTTTCGGGTCCGCCGAGGGCACGCCGGTCGTGCTGCTGCCGGGGGCGGGCGGGAACGCGCTGAGCTGGACCCCGTACCTGGCCCGCCTGTCCGCCCACCATCCGGTGCTCGCGGTGGACCCGATCGGCGAGCCCGGGGCGGCGCGGCAGACAGCGCCCGTGCCCGACGAGGGTGCGGTCGTCGAGTGCCTGGCCGAGGCGCTCGACGCCCTCGACGTGCGACGCGCCCACCTCGTCGGCATGTCGTACGGCGGCTGGCTGGCGCTCCGCCACGAGCTGCGGTTCCCCGGCCGGGCCGCCAGCCTGACCCTGCTCGACCCGGCGGGATTCGGCGCGGTGAGTGGCCGGTTCCTGCTCTGGGTGGTCGCCGGCGGGCTGGCCGCCCTCACCCCCGGGCCGCTCCGCCGCCGCCTGGCGGGCCCGCTGGGCAACGCCACGCTGCGGCAGGAGGAGCTGCTGGGACTGCTGCGGGCGTCGCTGTCGTTCCGGCGACGGTTGCCGGCCGCGACCCCGCTCGCCGATGCCGAGCTGGCCTCGATCACCGTCCCCACCCTGGTCCTGCTGGGAGCCCGCAGCCGGCTCTACGACGCGGCCGACGTCGCCGAGCGCCTCCGCGGTCTGGTGCCGACGGCCGACGTCGAGGTCGTGCCGGACGCCGGCCACGACCTGCCCGTACACTCCCCGGGGCCGGTCACCGACCGCATCGAGGAGTTCCTGGCCGGCCGGTGA
- a CDS encoding TetR/AcrR family transcriptional regulator, giving the protein MDHDQRRRHIAGALLRIAEQRGLQHASMREVAAAAEVSVRLVQYYFHTKDELLLAALGYLAEELGARVTRRITELGSPPAPRDVVAATLTAILPTDPESIRLTRTYAAFYSLVLAEPDLTRHGAPHPDLLEGFLANQLRAAQQAGDAHPDLDPELTAAALLALTNGLGSSVLGGQRDADAALRILTYQLDRLYVPR; this is encoded by the coding sequence GTGGACCATGACCAGCGGCGACGCCACATCGCCGGGGCCCTGCTGCGCATCGCCGAGCAGCGCGGACTGCAACACGCCAGCATGCGCGAGGTCGCCGCGGCCGCCGAGGTGTCCGTGCGGCTGGTGCAGTACTACTTCCACACCAAGGACGAGCTGCTCCTCGCGGCGCTCGGCTACCTGGCCGAGGAGCTCGGCGCCCGGGTCACCCGTCGGATCACCGAGCTCGGCTCGCCGCCCGCCCCGCGCGACGTCGTCGCCGCCACCCTGACCGCGATCCTGCCGACCGACCCGGAGAGCATCCGGCTGACCCGCACCTACGCCGCCTTCTACAGCCTGGTCCTGGCCGAACCGGACCTGACCCGGCACGGGGCACCCCACCCCGACCTGCTGGAAGGTTTCCTCGCCAACCAGCTCCGGGCCGCCCAGCAGGCCGGTGACGCCCATCCCGACCTGGACCCCGAGCTCACCGCCGCCGCGCTGCTCGCGCTCACCAACGGCCTCGGCTCCAGCGTCCTCGGTGGACAGCGCGATGCCGACGCGGCGTTGCGCATCCTCACCTACCAGCTCGACCGCCTGTACGTCCCCCGCTGA
- a CDS encoding SRPBCC family protein: MRYGDGPVVECDVHVGAAPGRVWELVSDIEVPARFSPELRRVRWLDDPPAPGARFEGHNRNALLGEWRTVSYVTELAAPRTFAWAVVDPDGRYGGPAADPHTPLASWRFDLTPEDGGTRLRLGARLGPARSGLSLAIDRMPDREEALVRHRLADLRTGIRATLEGIKALAEQDGPATPR, encoded by the coding sequence GTGCGGTACGGGGACGGTCCGGTGGTCGAGTGCGACGTCCACGTCGGGGCGGCGCCGGGGCGGGTGTGGGAGCTGGTGAGCGACATCGAGGTGCCGGCCCGGTTCAGTCCGGAGCTGCGGCGGGTGCGCTGGCTGGACGATCCACCGGCGCCGGGGGCCCGCTTCGAGGGTCACAACCGCAACGCGCTGCTCGGCGAGTGGCGCACCGTCTCGTACGTGACCGAGCTGGCCGCCCCGCGCACCTTCGCCTGGGCGGTGGTGGATCCGGACGGCCGGTACGGCGGTCCCGCCGCGGACCCGCACACCCCGCTGGCCAGCTGGCGCTTCGACCTGACCCCGGAGGACGGCGGCACCCGGTTGCGCCTCGGCGCCCGGCTCGGCCCGGCCCGCTCCGGGCTCAGCCTGGCGATCGACCGCATGCCGGACCGCGAGGAGGCGCTCGTCCGGCACCGCCTCGCCGACCTGCGGACCGGCATCCGGGCCACGCTGGAGGGCATCAAGGCGCTGGCCGAGCAGGACGGGCCGGCCACGCCGCGCTGA